A stretch of DNA from Flavobacteriaceae bacterium MAR_2009_75:
CTGTTTGAAAATTGCATGTTCTTTACTGGCCAAGGTCATATCACAAACCACGTGCAAACTATGCCCGCCACCCACGGCCCAACCGGGAACAACTGCTATCACAACTTTGGGCATAAATCGAATCTGTCTCTGAACTTCGAGTATATTTAAGCGGTGCATACCATCGTCACCTACGTAACCTTGGTCTCCCCTGGCTTTTTGATCACCCCCGCTACAAAATGAATAAATACCATCTTTTGTAGAGGGCCCTTCAGCAGAGAGCAATACCACACCTATCGAAGTATCTTCTTGAGCATCGTAAAAAGCTTTATAAAGTTCGCTTGTTGTCTTAGGTCTAAAAGCGTTTCGAACATTTGGTCGATTAAAGGCAATTCTAGCTACGCCGTTGCTTTTTTTATAAGTTATATCTTCGAATTCGATGGCTGTTCTCCAATCAGGTTGATTCTTCATCTATGCAAATTTAAGACTTTGCAAAATACCGCAATTGAAAAGAATTATGCTACACCATTAACAAAGAATTTTCATAGATATATTTTTGAGGTGGACTTCACTAGAAAATTAAAGATTAACATTCTATATTTCATGCACTTATACTAATTACCTATTTTAGATTTTGTAAATAATTAACAAGCAGTTACTTACTTATGAACGCATAGTGAACCGGATAATTTACTGTACTATAATTAAAAAGAAATATTAATTTATTTTACATTATATTAGTACATATTACACTTATTAAACTGAAATTGGAGGAAATTCTTGCCCCACCCCTCTCTTCGCTTTTAATATAGATAGATAGTGGAAAACAACTACACTGAACCAAATTTATCTTCAAAAGAAATTTATGCCCTAGCCAGAATAGGTCATTGGCAGTTGAACGTTGAAACAAGAATTTCGATATTAGATGATATATCTTGTCATATCTTAGGCGTACCAAAGGGCAGTCGACTATCTGAAATCGAAACTGAACTTTATTATCGTACCGAAACAGATAGGGAAAAAGTAAGTGTATTGATAGAAAACCTGATCAAAACGGGAAAATCTTTCAAGGTAGAAGTACAGCTAAAAAAACCGGACGGTAAATTCATTTGGGCACTTATAGTGGGGTCAGGCGTAACTGAAAATGATGATTGTGTTCGAATAGATGGTTTACTTCAAGATTTAACACCAATGAAAGATCTTGAGAAAAGTTTAAGACAAAAAAATCAAATAATGAATGTTGCTCAACAAAAGGCTCAACTAGGACATTGGCAATGGGATTACAATACTAATCTGGCCACTTGTTCAGAAAACATGTCTCAATTGTTAGGTCTTGAAAAAAATTCTGAATTACCCTTAAGCTCACTTTTAAAAGGTGTACATCCTGATGATCTAGCAAGTGTTCACTCGTCTTTGGATAAGACGATGAAATTA
This window harbors:
- a CDS encoding 1,4-dihydroxy-2-naphthoyl-CoA synthase → MKNQPDWRTAIEFEDITYKKSNGVARIAFNRPNVRNAFRPKTTSELYKAFYDAQEDTSIGVVLLSAEGPSTKDGIYSFCSGGDQKARGDQGYVGDDGMHRLNILEVQRQIRFMPKVVIAVVPGWAVGGGHSLHVVCDMTLASKEHAIFKQTDADVTSFDAGYGSAYLAKMVGQKKAREIFFLGRNYSAQEAYEMGMVNAVVPHEELEVTAYQWAQEILEKSPTSIKMLKFAMNLTDDGMVGQQVFAGEATRLAYGTDEAKEGRNAFLEKRKPDFGKDKWIP